One stretch of Cyclopterus lumpus isolate fCycLum1 chromosome 10, fCycLum1.pri, whole genome shotgun sequence DNA includes these proteins:
- the cfl1 gene encoding cofilin-1, with protein MASGVKVTDEVIAVFNDMKVRKAQANEDEKRKRKKAILFCMSKDLKNIVLDEGKEILLGDLGTTVQDPYQHFVKMLPPNDCRYALYDATYETKETKKEDLVFIFWAPDNAPLKSKMIYASSKDAIKRKFEGIKHEWQVNGLEDLKDRHTLAERLGGSSVVSLEGSPI; from the exons ATG GCCTCCGGTGTGAAAGTCACAGATGAAGTTATTGCAGTCTTCAATGACATGAAGGTGCGTAAGGCTCAGGCGAATgaggatgagaagaggaagagaaagaaggccATTCTGTTCTGTATGAGCAAGGACCTCAAGAACATTGTTCTGGATGAAGGCAAAGagatccttctgggtgacttggGAACCACCGTCCAGGACCCATACCAGCACTTTGTGAAGATGCTGCCCCCAAATGACTGTCGCTACGCGCTGTATGACGCCACCTATGAgaccaaagaaacaaagaaggaGGACTTGGTCTTTATCTTCTG GGCTCCAGACAATGCCCCCTTGAAGAGCAAGATGATCTATGCCAGCTCAAAAGACGCCATCAAGAGAAAATTTGAAG gtATTAAGCACGAGTGGCAGGTGAATGGTTTGGAAGACCTTAAAGACCGGCACACCCTGGCAGAAAGGCTTGGCGGCTCATCGGTTGTCAGCCTGGAAGGATCCCCTATATAA
- the yif1a gene encoding protein YIF1A isoform X1: protein MTSLTIYGESFLLSVAPGIPQTETTSDAVVDYNFLLQWKQSEVDQPQWMGGSSAAATSRANNVSCAANVTMDLPHQGYRPTKPRARAAPPTADSILFDDTSSVAPAMNNQGYYTPGYNMAGPSNDMQGGAVPNNMFADPMANAAMVYGSSLANQGKDMVNKEISRFMSVNKLKYFFAVDTKYVLKKLMILMFPYTHQDWEVRYHRDTPLTPRQDVNAPDLYIPTMAFITYILLAGMALGIQKRFSPEVLGLCASTALVWVIIEVLVMLLSLYLLTVHSDLSTFDLIAYSGYKYVGMIFTVLCGLLFGSDGYYVALAWSSCALMFFIVRSLKMKILPSLSSDSIGTGSSAKPQFRLYITVATAVFQPVVIYWLTSHLVR from the exons GCAAAGTGAAGTCGACCAACCGCAGTGGATGGGAGGGTCCTCAGCAGCAGCCACGTCGCGAGCTAACAACGTTAGCTGTGCAG cGAACGTCACAATGGACTTGCCACATCAGGGGTATAGACCAA CTAAACCGAGGGCTCGTGCAGCTCCCCCCACAGCTGATTCTATCCTATTTGATGACACCAGCTCTGTAGCACCAGCAATGAACAATCAAGGCTACTACACTCCTGGGTACAATATGGCAGGACCCTCAAATGACATGCAAGGAGGTGCTGTGCCGAACAACATGTTTGCTGACCCAATGGCCAATGCTGCAATGGTATACGGCTCCTCATTAGCCAACCAAGGAAAAGATATGGTGAACAAAGAG attagCAGATTCATGTCTGTGAACAAGCTGAAATACTTCTTTGCAGTTGACACCAAATATGTATTGAAGAAACTCATGATCCTCATGTTCCCTTACACGCATCAG GATTGGGAAGTTCGTTACCATAGGGACACTCCACTGACTCCAAGACAGGATGTAAATGCACCAGATCTTTACATACCAA CGATGGCTTTCATCACCTACATTTTACTAGCTGGAATGGCCCTCGGCATTCAAAAACG GTTCAGTCCAGAGGTCCTTGGACTGTGTGCCAGCACCGCCCTCGTGTGGGTCATCATCGAGGTCTTGGTGATGTTGTTGAGTTTGTACCTGCTGACGGTACACAGCGACCTCTCGACCTTTGATCTCATTGCCTACAGTGGATACAAATATGTTGG GATGATCTTCACAGTGTTGTGTGGCTTATTGTTCGGCAGTGACGGATATTATGTGGCACTTGCGTGGTCCTCTTGCGCCCTTATGTTCTTCATT GTCCGATCTCTGAAAATGAAaatccttccctctctctcttcggACTCCATTGGAACTGGATCAAGTGCCAAACCCCAATTTCGCCTTTATATCACTGTGGCGACTGCAGTGTTTCAGCCAGTCGTTATATATTGGTTAACCTCTCATTTGGTCAGGTGA
- the atl3 gene encoding atlastin-3, whose protein sequence is MVSKPGPVQIVTVCKEEHSFALDTEALARVLLAPEVRDKNVVVLSVAGAFRKGKSFLLDFMLRYMYRKGDDNWLGEDDEPLTGFSWRGGSEPETTGIQLWSEVFLIQKSDGTEVAVLLMDTQGAFDNQSTVKDCATIFALSTMTSSIQIYNLSQNVQEDDLQQLQLFTEYGRLAMDEIFQKPFQSLMFLIRDWSFPYEYSYGFKGGNEFLDKRLQVNETQHEELQTVRDHIHSCFSNISCFLLPHPGLKVATSPVFEGQLNAVAPEFKEELRSLIPKLLHPDRLCEKEINGNKVTCRGLLEFFKAYIKIYQGEDLPQPKTMLMATAEANNLAAVATAKDQYSKNMERVCGGDLPYVAPDSLEEKHQFNFREALHNFSKTKKMGGQEFCDRYQAELEKELEEMWQSLSKHNTAKNLFSAFRTPAVLFVLVCLLYVLSGVLLFVGLSTFAVVCDCTLGVVMMSMLTWAFIRYSGRYRNVGGAIDQAAGVVLEQATVVLNKSRGTGTGDQKKSR, encoded by the exons ATGGTGAGCAAACCAGGCCCAGTCCAGATCGTCACAGTGTGTAAGGAGGAACACTCCTTTGCTTTGGACACAGAGGCTTTGGCTCGGGTCCTGTTGGCCCCcgaggtcagagacaagaatGTGGTGGTGCTGTCGGTGGCTGGAGCCTTCAGAAAGGGCAAGAGCTTCCTGCTTGATTTCATGCTCCGCTACATGTACAGAAAG GGGGATGACAACTGGCTGGGTGAGGATGACGAGCCGCTGACTGGATTTTCTTGGAGAGGTGGTTCTGAACCAGAGACAACAGGCATCCAGCTGTGGAGTGAAGTGTTCCTCATCCAAAAGAGCGATGGAACAGAg GTGGCAGTATTGTTGATGGACACGCAGGGAGCCTTTGATAACCAGTCCACCGTGAAGGACTGTGCCACCATCTTTGCCCTCAGCACCATGACCAGCTCGATACAG ATCTACAATCTGTCACAGAACGTGCAAGAGGACGACCTGCAGCAGCTACAG CTGTTCACGGAGTATGGTCGTCTTGCCATGGATGAGATCTTTCAGAAGCCCTTCCAG TCCTTAATGTTCCTAATTAGGGACTGGAGCTTTCCCTATGAATATTCCTACGGGTTTAAAGGTGGCAATGAGTTCCTGGATAAACGGTTACAG GTCAATGAGACCCAGCATGAGGAGCTGCAAACAGTGAGGGATCACATCCATTCATGCTTCAGCAACATTTCCTGCTTCTTGTTACCTCACCCTGGGTTGAAGGTTGCTACCAGCCCGGTTTTCGAGGGACAGCTTAATG CTGTTGCACCGGAGTTTAAAGAGGAGCTGAGGAGCCTGATCCCTAAACTGCTGCATCCTGATCGTCTGTGTGAGAAAGAAATAAATGGAAACAAAGTCACTTGCAGGGGCCTGCTCGAGTTCTTCAAG GCTTACATTAAGATTTACCAGGGAGAAGATTTGCCACAGCCAAAGACTATGCTCATG GCTACAGCAGAGGCCAATAATCTGGCAGCCGTGGCAACCGCCAAAGATCAGTATAGCAAGAACATGGAGAGG GTGTGCGGGGGAGACTTGCCCTATGTGGCTCCCGACTCTCTGGAGGAAAAGCATCAATTCAACTTCCGAGAGGCTCTTCATAACTTCTCCAAGACCAAAAAGATGGGCGGACAAGAGTTTTGTGACCGTTACCAAGCAGAGCTGGAAAAAGAGCTGGAGGAAATGTGGCAGTCACTCAGCAAGCACAACACG gcaaaaAACCTCTTCAGCGCCTTCCGGACCCCTGCAGTCCTGTTTGTCCTGGTGTGCCTTCTCTATGTGCTGTCAGGTGTGTTGCTCTTCGTTGGCCTGTCTACCTTCGCCGTGGTGTGTGACTGTACTCTGGGTGTGGTCATGATGTCCATGCTGACGTGGGCCTTCATCCGATACTCTGGGCGGTACCGGAATGTAGGAGGAGCCATCGACCAGGCCGCAGGTGTCGTCCTGGAGCAG GCCACCGTGGTGTTGAACAAGTCGAGAGGTACGGGCACTGGTGACCAGAAGAAATCCAGATAA
- the yif1a gene encoding protein YIF1A isoform X2, producing MQSEVDQPQWMGGSSAAATSRANNVSCAANVTMDLPHQGYRPTKPRARAAPPTADSILFDDTSSVAPAMNNQGYYTPGYNMAGPSNDMQGGAVPNNMFADPMANAAMVYGSSLANQGKDMVNKEISRFMSVNKLKYFFAVDTKYVLKKLMILMFPYTHQDWEVRYHRDTPLTPRQDVNAPDLYIPTMAFITYILLAGMALGIQKRFSPEVLGLCASTALVWVIIEVLVMLLSLYLLTVHSDLSTFDLIAYSGYKYVGMIFTVLCGLLFGSDGYYVALAWSSCALMFFIVRSLKMKILPSLSSDSIGTGSSAKPQFRLYITVATAVFQPVVIYWLTSHLVR from the exons GCAAAGTGAAGTCGACCAACCGCAGTGGATGGGAGGGTCCTCAGCAGCAGCCACGTCGCGAGCTAACAACGTTAGCTGTGCAG cGAACGTCACAATGGACTTGCCACATCAGGGGTATAGACCAA CTAAACCGAGGGCTCGTGCAGCTCCCCCCACAGCTGATTCTATCCTATTTGATGACACCAGCTCTGTAGCACCAGCAATGAACAATCAAGGCTACTACACTCCTGGGTACAATATGGCAGGACCCTCAAATGACATGCAAGGAGGTGCTGTGCCGAACAACATGTTTGCTGACCCAATGGCCAATGCTGCAATGGTATACGGCTCCTCATTAGCCAACCAAGGAAAAGATATGGTGAACAAAGAG attagCAGATTCATGTCTGTGAACAAGCTGAAATACTTCTTTGCAGTTGACACCAAATATGTATTGAAGAAACTCATGATCCTCATGTTCCCTTACACGCATCAG GATTGGGAAGTTCGTTACCATAGGGACACTCCACTGACTCCAAGACAGGATGTAAATGCACCAGATCTTTACATACCAA CGATGGCTTTCATCACCTACATTTTACTAGCTGGAATGGCCCTCGGCATTCAAAAACG GTTCAGTCCAGAGGTCCTTGGACTGTGTGCCAGCACCGCCCTCGTGTGGGTCATCATCGAGGTCTTGGTGATGTTGTTGAGTTTGTACCTGCTGACGGTACACAGCGACCTCTCGACCTTTGATCTCATTGCCTACAGTGGATACAAATATGTTGG GATGATCTTCACAGTGTTGTGTGGCTTATTGTTCGGCAGTGACGGATATTATGTGGCACTTGCGTGGTCCTCTTGCGCCCTTATGTTCTTCATT GTCCGATCTCTGAAAATGAAaatccttccctctctctcttcggACTCCATTGGAACTGGATCAAGTGCCAAACCCCAATTTCGCCTTTATATCACTGTGGCGACTGCAGTGTTTCAGCCAGTCGTTATATATTGGTTAACCTCTCATTTGGTCAGGTGA
- the yif1a gene encoding protein YIF1A isoform X3, with protein MGGSSAAATSRANNVSCAANVTMDLPHQGYRPTKPRARAAPPTADSILFDDTSSVAPAMNNQGYYTPGYNMAGPSNDMQGGAVPNNMFADPMANAAMVYGSSLANQGKDMVNKEISRFMSVNKLKYFFAVDTKYVLKKLMILMFPYTHQDWEVRYHRDTPLTPRQDVNAPDLYIPTMAFITYILLAGMALGIQKRFSPEVLGLCASTALVWVIIEVLVMLLSLYLLTVHSDLSTFDLIAYSGYKYVGMIFTVLCGLLFGSDGYYVALAWSSCALMFFIVRSLKMKILPSLSSDSIGTGSSAKPQFRLYITVATAVFQPVVIYWLTSHLVR; from the exons ATGGGAGGGTCCTCAGCAGCAGCCACGTCGCGAGCTAACAACGTTAGCTGTGCAG cGAACGTCACAATGGACTTGCCACATCAGGGGTATAGACCAA CTAAACCGAGGGCTCGTGCAGCTCCCCCCACAGCTGATTCTATCCTATTTGATGACACCAGCTCTGTAGCACCAGCAATGAACAATCAAGGCTACTACACTCCTGGGTACAATATGGCAGGACCCTCAAATGACATGCAAGGAGGTGCTGTGCCGAACAACATGTTTGCTGACCCAATGGCCAATGCTGCAATGGTATACGGCTCCTCATTAGCCAACCAAGGAAAAGATATGGTGAACAAAGAG attagCAGATTCATGTCTGTGAACAAGCTGAAATACTTCTTTGCAGTTGACACCAAATATGTATTGAAGAAACTCATGATCCTCATGTTCCCTTACACGCATCAG GATTGGGAAGTTCGTTACCATAGGGACACTCCACTGACTCCAAGACAGGATGTAAATGCACCAGATCTTTACATACCAA CGATGGCTTTCATCACCTACATTTTACTAGCTGGAATGGCCCTCGGCATTCAAAAACG GTTCAGTCCAGAGGTCCTTGGACTGTGTGCCAGCACCGCCCTCGTGTGGGTCATCATCGAGGTCTTGGTGATGTTGTTGAGTTTGTACCTGCTGACGGTACACAGCGACCTCTCGACCTTTGATCTCATTGCCTACAGTGGATACAAATATGTTGG GATGATCTTCACAGTGTTGTGTGGCTTATTGTTCGGCAGTGACGGATATTATGTGGCACTTGCGTGGTCCTCTTGCGCCCTTATGTTCTTCATT GTCCGATCTCTGAAAATGAAaatccttccctctctctcttcggACTCCATTGGAACTGGATCAAGTGCCAAACCCCAATTTCGCCTTTATATCACTGTGGCGACTGCAGTGTTTCAGCCAGTCGTTATATATTGGTTAACCTCTCATTTGGTCAGGTGA
- the LOC117737477 gene encoding serine protease 23, with product MITPRECSLLLTHLLMLLQLLLPLTLSLLHPPHPPPVHVPTLVPHAPTPLIRSRFSAQTQLDFTTHCNSSCFHRGEPEAQKEQLTEKLAFETLYADGSRTLTTVDVEADEEFKGDHFTPPSPGRRPRLKPRHKRVRRQIYGADGRFNIQGDNFLLDYPFSTAVRISTGCTGVLVSQQHVLTAAHCVHDGKDYVKGARKLRVGFLIPPSINGTNAGLTSSKKHLVRWVRVKRTRVPKGWIQGPQEVSMDFDYALLELRWPHRRPFMRLSVAPSSDDLAGNRIHFSGFDSDRSGELVYRFCPVEEESSDLIYQHCDARPGASGSGVYGRVWDNRLERWERKVIGIFSGHQWLEIDGENRDYNVAVRITPLKFAQICYWVHGNRLDCVQD from the coding sequence ATGATTACGCCACGTGAGTGCTCCCTCTTGCTCACTCACCTGCTcatgctcctccagctcctccttcctctcaccTTGTCCCTTCTtcaccctcctcaccctccgCCCGTCCACGTACCCACGCTCGTCCCTCACGCACCGACGCCTCTCATCCGCTCCCGCTTCAGCGCTCAGACTCAGCTGGACTTCACCACTCACTGCAACTCCAGCTGCTTCCACAGAGGAGAGCCGGAGGCCCAGAAAGAGCAGCTCACTGAGAAACTGGCCTTTGAGACGCTTTACGCCGACGGCTCCCGCACTCTCACCACTGTAGATGTGGAGGCTGATGAGGAGTTTAAAGGAGATCACTTCACTCCCCCTTCACCTGGGAGACGACCGAGACTGAAGCCCAGGCACAAACGCGTGAGGCGGCAGATCTACGGAGCAGACGGACGCTTTAACATCCAAGGTGACAACTTCCTGTTGGATTACCCTTTCTCCACAGCCGTGCGCATCTCCACTGGCTGCACCGGTGTGCTTGTGTCTCAGCAGCATGTCCTCACAGCTGCCCACTGTGTGCATGATGGAAAGGATTATGTCAAGGGGGCGCGAAAGCTCAGGGTGGGATTCCTGATTCCTCCGTCCATCAATGGCACTAATGCCGGCCTCACCTCTTCCAAGAAGCATCTGGTCCGCTGGGTGAGGGTGAAACGTACCCGTGTGCCAAAGGGCTGGATCCAGGGCCCTCAGGAGGTCAGCATGGACTTTGATTACGCCCTCCTGGAGCTGCGTTGGCCTCACCGGCGTCCCTTCATGCGCCTCTCTGTGGCTCCCTCCTCCGATGACCTGGCAGGGAATCGCATCCACTTCTCTGGCTTTGACAGCGACAGATCCGGGGAGCTGGTGTACAGATTTTGTCCAGTGGAAGAAGAGTCCAGCGACCTGATTTACCAGCACTGTGATGCCCGACCTGGAGCCAGCGGCTCTGGAGTGTATGGAAGAGTGTGGGACAACAGGTTAGAGCGCTGGGAAAGGAAGGTCATTGGCATTTTCTCTGGACACCAGTGGCTGGAAATAGACGGGGAGAACAGGGATTACAATGTAGCCGTGCGAATCACTCCTCTGAAGTTTGCTCAGATCTGTTACTGGGTGCACGGGAACCGACTAGACTGTGTCCAGGACTAA
- the si:ch211-145o7.3 gene encoding forkhead box protein N2: MENCSHTLPPSSPCPPTFEGSIPFSSSPLQTCSGGHVSLPLSPISFPPSPTSLSPATAESIHSSSPLSHCTASYCLEGQNIPCLSPANISDQDDLTCLNWLHQRGNLLPLKSLHKMTPLPQLESSVPIRPLPPASSKPPYSFGSLIFMAIEDSSERRLPVKDIYDWIVNNFPYYQTASGGWRNSVRHNLSLSKSFRRIQRDKSQSVGKGSLWCVCSEYRPALLEVLRKTHSYHSTNINLLNKPALLEGAEFVVPAVCDSIEMSDPLSHALLLSTPSSQILTIDNPTFSDNPPCPLTPDHEELVTMESVEYQHGEVSEEMEKDPLSDSGYIELHYYQSHQYQYLVLPGDTELDLETVEILQLDAEAQEAAGSLLDLAGGVY, translated from the exons ATGGAGAACTGCTCTCATACACTGCCGCCTTCGTCACCATGTCCTCCCACTTTTGAAGGGTCCATACCTTTCTCCTCCTCGCCGCTTCAGACTTGCTCAGGCGGCCATGTTTCACTCCCACTTTCACCTATTTCGTTTCCCCCGTCCCCGACCTCACTTTCTCCAGCAACAGCAGAGTCAATTCATTCTTCCTCACCTCTTTCACACTGCACAGCCTCTTACTGCCTCGAAGGACAAAACATACCGTGCCTCAGCCCCGCGAACATATCTGACCAGGATGACTTGACCTGCCTCAACTGGCTGCATCAGAGGGGCAACCTGCTACCGCTGAAGTCCCTTCATAAAATGACACCACTGCCTCAGCTAGAGTCCTCTGTACCTatccgtcctcttcctcctgcctcgTCCAAGCCACCATACTCCTTCGGTAGTCTTATTTTCATGGCAATAGAAGACTCGTCTGAGAGGAGGCTTCCAGTGAAGGACATCTACGATTGGATTGTGAATAATTTCCCCTACTACCAGACAGCCTCTGGAGGCTGGAGGAACTCTGTCAGACACAACCTGTCCCTGAGCAAGAGCTTCCGTCGTATTCAAAGGGACAAGAGCCAG tcGGTGGGTAAGGGAtcgctgtggtgtgtgtgttcggaGTATCGACCGGCGCTCCTCGAGGTGCTGAGGAAGACCCACAGTTATCACAGCACCAACATCAATCTGTTAAACAAGCCTGCACT GTTGGAGGGAGCTGAATTTGTGGTGCCTGCAGTGTGTGACTCTATTGAAATGTCAG ATCCTCTCTCtcatgccctcctcctctccacaccCTCATCCCAAATACTGACCATCGACAACCCAACTTTCTCTGACAACCCACCGTGCCCTTTGACCCCAGACCACGAGGAGCTTGTCACTATGGAGTCGGTTGAATACCAGCATGGGGAGGTCagtgaggagatggagaaggaccCCCTGTCAGACAGCGGGTACATCGAGCTACACTATTACCAGTCTCACCAGTACCAGTACCTGGTGCTGCCGGGTGACACAGAGTTGGACCTAGAGACTGTGGAGATCCTTCAGCTTGATGCCGAGGCCCAGGAGGCTGCTGGGTCACTGCTGGACCTGGCAGGCGGCGTATATTAA